The DNA segment AGTGCGAGCAGCGCGGTGATCGCCACCAGGGGTGCCGCGGCGAGCAGGCGGCCGGTGACGGCGGCGGGGACGGTTCTCCGGGCGAGCAGGCCGAGCGCGCAGGGCAGCGCGACGGCCCCGGTGAGCAGCGCCCGCGCCTGCCCGGCCGCGCCCTCGGCCGACGCCCGGGTGGGGGCCGCCGACGGCAGGACGTGCCCCAGCAGGCCGAGTGTCGTGGGCATGGTCAGCGGGCTGAGCAGCGCGGAGAGCAGCACGACGGCCAGCAGGGCGGTGACCTCTCCGTCCCGGCCGATCCAGACCGTCGCGGCGGCGGCCACGGGCGCCGCCGCGATCAGCGCCACGGCCGTGGACAGTCCGCCGGCCGGCCCGCGCAGCCCGGCGCCGTACAGCACCAGGGCGGTGGCCGGCGCCAGGACGAAGGCGGTCAGCAGATGCCCGGCGAGACCGGCGAGCACGGTCCTCGGCTGCCGGACGGCGGCCAGGGCGCGGCCCGGCGGCACCTGGAAGGCGGCGGCGAAGAGGATGACGAACAGCGCGACGGACGGCGCGTCGAGGCGCAGTCCGAAGAGGCCGAGCGCGGTTCGGCGCAGCCGGGTCCCGGGGCCGGGGACGAGCAGGGCGAGCAGGTAGCAGAGGAGGACGGCCGGGCCCAGACGCCGGTGGATCCAGCCGGACAGCCGGGCGCAGCGGGCAGAGCGAGCGGGCATGGGGAGTTCCTTGGTGTGCCGCGGGAGGGTGGGGGACGCGCGACGGCCGGGCGGACGCCCCGTACGGGCGCTCGCGGCCGGGAACTCCCTAGACCCTGAGCAGCGGTTCCGGACGCCCGCCGGGCACCGGCCGGGGCGCTCGCGGCTCCGGGGCCGCCGGCGGGGCGCTCGCCCGCACCCCTGGGCGTGTGCCGTCCGCGACGCGCGCGGGGACGCGCGGGACGGGCTCGGATGCGAGGGTCATCGCGGTGGTCGCGGCGCGGCCGTGACACCGGGGGCCCGCCACCTTCGGTGTCCCCGCGCCACCAGCCCGGGTCGCCGCCTTCGGCGTCCCCGCGATACCGGCCCGGGTCACCGCCCTCGGTGTCCCCGCGATACCGGCCCGGGTCGCCGCCGCGGCGACGGTCCCGGACGCGTCCGCGGCCCGTGGCCCGGCCACCGCCCGGGGCGCGGTCGCGGCGGACGGCCGGTGCGTCGCGTCGACGGCGGATCCGGCCAGGGCCCGCATGCGCGGGCAGCCGCCGAGCGCGGCGGTGAGGACGGCACAGACGAGCGCGGCGACGAGGAGGGCCGCCCAGACAGGGCGGGCGCTCGTCGGCGGTCTCGGTTCCGCGCCCCGCACACGCACGCCTCGGACGCTACGACGCCCGCGCGGGAGCAGGGCGTTCATGCCACGCGGCGCGCTGCCGCGTCCCCTCGCACGGGTCTACGGCAGGCCCCGCACAGACCCGGAATTACCTCTGAGGCAAATACCCAGCGGGGTATTTGACCGTCTCGACGGGACCGTCATAGCTTCGATCACGGAAACCCCCCGGGGTATTTGAGGAGACAACCAAACGGGTGTGCGGCAGGGCCCGCGCACCGGTACGACCCTCGGCCCGACGACGTCAGGGCCGGCACAGGAAGGACTCCAGCCATGGTCGCAAGCCCCATACCCGACACCGAGACGATCACCGGCCGGCACCGGGTCGCCATCGTCGGCGGCGGCAGCGCGGGCATCAGCGTCGCCGCCCGGCTGTGCCGCGCGGGCGTCACCGACATCACGCTCGTCGAACCGTCCGACAGCCACTGGTACCAGCCCCTGTGGACCCTGGTCGGCGGCGGCCAGGCGGCCCTGCGCAGCACCCGCCGCCCCGAGGCGTCCGTGATCCCGGACGGGGTGCGCTGGATCCGCCGGCATGCCCTCGCCGTGGACCCGGACGCGCGGACGATCGCCCTCTCCGGCGGCGCCGAACTCTCCTACGAGCACCTGGTGATGACCCCCGGACTGCAACTGGACTGGGACGCCGTGCCGGGCCTCGCCGAGGCCGTCGGACACGACCGGGTGGCCAGCAACTACGCGCCCGAGTACGCCCCGCGCACCTGGGAGCTGATCAGGAACATGCGCTCGGGCACGGCCGTCTTCACCCACCCGGCCACACCGCTCAAGTGCGGCGGGGCGCCGCAGAAGATCGCCTACCTGGCGGCCGACCAC comes from the Streptomyces sp. SUK 48 genome and includes:
- a CDS encoding sodium-dependent transporter translates to MPARSARCARLSGWIHRRLGPAVLLCYLLALLVPGPGTRLRRTALGLFGLRLDAPSVALFVILFAAAFQVPPGRALAAVRQPRTVLAGLAGHLLTAFVLAPATALVLYGAGLRGPAGGLSTAVALIAAAPVAAAATVWIGRDGEVTALLAVVLLSALLSPLTMPTTLGLLGHVLPSAAPTRASAEGAAGQARALLTGAVALPCALGLLARRTVPAAVTGRLLAAAPLVAITALLALTYVNATAAVPVLHREPWTAVALCAAVGWGVCRLAFLAGSLTARALRLPPGAGATVTLACGMSNVSVSTVVVVQALPGQPHALLVALVYGLAQKVSARRAVVKGARAASYPTVGERSAVR